In Micromonospora sp. NBC_01813, the following are encoded in one genomic region:
- a CDS encoding putative bifunctional diguanylate cyclase/phosphodiesterase has protein sequence MEAAALRNSVPPERAPVFFGYVGGVTAAAVTVCAVPLVDLPAQVPQLPVAFWLMALLAVVADARPFTPPGRRRRSEVFPSVCFTFAILLAWGLGPAVAVQAVAVGVFAWRARHAPWRALFNSSQYALALAAASLVAGLAGQGAFAGTTDLRWSDVAAAVGAAAAWSVVNYSTVTMAIRLRFGGRWWRSARRGLDFELLSTGSLLLLGPVLVVAAQADSALIPLVLVPIYAVYRMAALASEQERSARLDPLTGLANRKALIVEIADQVPVHADALQHGASDGRMALLLLDLDRFKHVNDALGHLVGDRLLVEVGLRLAMVVRPQDLVVRLGGDEFAILATRLTGADQARDIADQVVTALAEPVALDGLPLDVGGSVGIALYPEHGEDFATLLQHADVAMYDAKDTGDGTAVYAAESDHNSPERLSLLADLRRVLDVNGAHAADPGREVDDVGEITMYYQPQVEIATGEVVGVEALLRWRHPRRGMVDPEELIKVAEQSAVMRLLTRRVVDDVVEQLAKWAATGIKLRAAVNVSVRDLHTGEIVDQIADRLNRYNLSPDQLQLEITEGALMADPRRVLATISRLDTIGVAIALDDFGTGYSSMQHLRRLPLSEVKIDRSFVLGMSADTDDAAIVQSVIELARALGMRVVAEGVEDEASWRRLHALGCHVAQGWFYARPMPADELASWLARYRPLAPGRPHDPPGTSDDPPGVVPGQPEESAGTSDDPPGPPDEPPGPAEK, from the coding sequence ATGGAGGCCGCGGCATTGCGGAACTCCGTTCCTCCTGAGCGTGCGCCCGTGTTCTTCGGATACGTCGGCGGCGTCACCGCGGCGGCCGTCACCGTGTGCGCCGTACCGCTGGTCGATCTGCCTGCCCAGGTGCCGCAGCTGCCGGTCGCGTTCTGGCTGATGGCCCTGCTCGCAGTGGTCGCCGACGCCCGACCGTTCACCCCACCGGGCCGGCGCCGACGCTCCGAGGTCTTCCCGTCGGTCTGCTTCACCTTCGCGATCCTGCTCGCCTGGGGCCTCGGCCCAGCGGTCGCCGTCCAGGCGGTCGCGGTCGGGGTCTTCGCCTGGCGGGCCCGGCACGCACCGTGGCGGGCGCTGTTCAACAGTTCGCAGTACGCCCTGGCGCTCGCCGCCGCCTCATTGGTCGCCGGCCTGGCCGGCCAGGGCGCCTTCGCCGGCACCACCGACCTGCGCTGGAGCGACGTGGCGGCGGCGGTCGGGGCTGCGGCCGCCTGGTCGGTGGTCAACTACAGCACCGTCACGATGGCGATCCGGTTGCGGTTCGGCGGCCGGTGGTGGCGGTCTGCCCGGCGCGGGCTCGATTTCGAGCTGCTCTCCACCGGGTCACTTCTGCTGCTCGGGCCGGTGCTGGTGGTCGCCGCGCAGGCCGATTCGGCGTTGATTCCGCTGGTCCTGGTGCCGATCTACGCCGTCTACCGGATGGCCGCGCTGGCCAGCGAGCAGGAACGGTCGGCGCGACTCGATCCACTGACCGGGCTGGCCAACCGCAAGGCACTGATCGTCGAGATCGCCGACCAGGTGCCGGTGCACGCCGACGCGTTGCAGCATGGCGCGTCCGACGGACGAATGGCGTTGCTGCTGCTCGACCTGGACCGCTTCAAACACGTCAACGACGCGCTCGGCCATCTGGTGGGCGACCGGCTGCTCGTCGAGGTCGGGTTGCGGCTGGCCATGGTGGTCCGTCCGCAGGACCTGGTGGTCCGCCTCGGCGGTGACGAGTTCGCCATCCTGGCCACCCGGCTGACCGGTGCCGACCAGGCCCGCGACATCGCCGACCAGGTGGTGACCGCGTTGGCCGAGCCGGTCGCCCTGGACGGGCTGCCACTGGACGTGGGCGGCTCGGTCGGCATCGCGCTCTACCCCGAACACGGCGAGGACTTCGCCACCCTGCTGCAGCACGCCGACGTGGCGATGTACGACGCGAAGGACACCGGCGACGGTACGGCGGTCTACGCCGCCGAGTCCGACCACAACTCGCCGGAACGGCTCAGCCTCCTCGCCGACCTGCGCCGGGTGCTCGACGTCAACGGTGCCCACGCCGCCGACCCGGGCCGGGAGGTCGACGACGTCGGCGAGATCACCATGTACTACCAGCCGCAGGTCGAGATCGCGACCGGCGAGGTGGTCGGAGTGGAGGCGCTGCTGCGCTGGCGGCACCCACGCCGGGGCATGGTCGACCCGGAAGAGCTGATCAAGGTCGCCGAACAGAGCGCGGTGATGCGCCTGCTCACCCGCCGGGTCGTCGACGACGTCGTCGAGCAGCTCGCCAAGTGGGCGGCGACCGGGATCAAGCTCCGGGCCGCCGTCAACGTCAGTGTCCGTGACCTGCACACCGGGGAGATCGTCGACCAGATCGCCGACCGGCTCAACCGCTACAACCTCTCGCCCGACCAGCTCCAGTTGGAGATCACCGAAGGTGCGCTGATGGCCGACCCGCGTCGGGTGCTGGCCACCATCTCTCGGCTCGACACCATCGGGGTGGCGATCGCCCTGGACGACTTCGGCACCGGCTACTCGTCGATGCAGCACCTGCGCCGGCTGCCGCTGTCCGAGGTGAAGATCGACCGTTCGTTCGTGCTCGGCATGTCCGCCGACACCGACGACGCGGCGATCGTCCAGTCGGTGATCGAGCTGGCCCGGGCACTCGGGATGCGGGTGGTCGCCGAAGGGGTCGAGGACGAGGCATCCTGGCGGCGGTTGCATGCGCTCGGCTGCCACGTCGCCCAGGGCTGGTTCTACGCGCGGCCGATGCCGGCCGACGAGTTGGCCAGCTGGCTGGCCCGCTACCGCCCACTGGCCCCGGGCCGGCCGCACGACCCGCCCGGCACCTCGGACGACCCGCCCGGCGTCGTGCCTGGCCAGCCCGAAGAGTCGGCTGGCACGTCGGACGACCCGCCCGGCCCGCCCGATGAGCCGCCCGGCCCGGCCGAGAAATAG
- the ligA gene encoding NAD-dependent DNA ligase LigA, producing the protein MSEEVVPQQVSAAQEAQAGEEPDASARERHATLAEEIDRHQFRYHVLDAPEISDGEYDRLIRDLNQLEDRYPALRTPDSPSQRVGYAYADQFAPVSHAERMMSLDNAFDDEELTAWAERVERDAGGPVNYLCELKVDGLAINLTYERGVLTRAATRGDGRVGEDITPNVRTIRQIPERLAGEAPELLEVRGEIYFPVEAFAELNASLVAQEKAPFANPRNAAAGSLRQKDPRITAGRGLRMVVHGIGARQGFDAVRQSEAYQRLADWGLPISQRWQVVDDLAGVRGFIDHFATRRHEVEHEIDGVVVKVDEVSVQRRLGSTSRAPRWAIAYKYPPEEVNTRLLDIKVNVGRTGRVTPFAVLEPVKVAGSTVGFATLHNAGEVARKGVLIGDMVVIRKAGDVIPEVVSPVVDLRTGTEREFVMPADCPECGTELRYEKEGDADIRCPNLDCPAQLTRKLEYIAGRSVLDIEALGERSAIALVDSGAVNTIGALFELDADKLSTVEFFRNQSGGLSENAKKLLVNLDEAKQRPLWRIIVAFSIRHVGPVAAQALAREFRSIDAIAAAEQEQLVDVDGVGPVIAAAAADWFAAPHAQEVVRRWRAAGVRMADDADDEAAPRPLAGVTVVITGSLVGYSRDEAAEAVQSRGGKISGSVSKKTGFVVVGENPGSKYDKAVSLRVPVLDEDGFRVLLAEGVEAAQAVARSEPQTTVNSPE; encoded by the coding sequence GTGTCCGAGGAAGTCGTCCCGCAGCAGGTCAGCGCCGCCCAGGAGGCGCAAGCGGGGGAGGAGCCAGACGCGTCCGCCCGGGAGCGGCACGCCACGCTCGCCGAGGAGATCGACCGGCACCAGTTCCGTTACCACGTACTCGACGCGCCGGAGATCTCCGACGGAGAGTACGACCGGCTGATCCGCGACCTGAACCAGCTGGAGGATCGGTACCCGGCGCTGCGTACCCCGGATTCGCCGAGCCAGCGGGTCGGCTACGCGTACGCCGACCAGTTCGCGCCGGTGAGCCACGCCGAGCGGATGATGAGCCTGGACAACGCCTTCGACGACGAGGAGCTGACCGCGTGGGCGGAGCGGGTGGAGCGCGATGCCGGCGGCCCGGTCAACTACCTGTGTGAGTTGAAGGTCGACGGTCTCGCGATCAACCTCACCTACGAGCGGGGCGTGTTGACCAGGGCGGCCACTCGGGGCGACGGCCGGGTCGGCGAGGACATCACCCCGAACGTGCGGACCATCCGGCAGATCCCGGAGCGGCTTGCCGGCGAGGCCCCCGAGTTGCTGGAGGTGCGTGGCGAGATCTACTTCCCGGTCGAGGCGTTCGCCGAGCTCAACGCGAGCCTGGTCGCCCAGGAGAAGGCGCCGTTCGCCAACCCGCGCAACGCCGCCGCCGGCTCGCTGCGGCAGAAGGACCCCCGGATCACCGCCGGGCGCGGGCTGCGGATGGTGGTGCACGGCATCGGGGCCCGCCAGGGCTTCGACGCGGTACGCCAATCCGAGGCGTACCAGCGGCTGGCCGACTGGGGGCTGCCGATCAGTCAGCGCTGGCAGGTGGTCGACGACCTGGCCGGGGTGCGTGGGTTCATCGACCACTTCGCCACCCGCCGGCATGAGGTCGAGCATGAGATCGACGGTGTCGTCGTCAAGGTCGACGAGGTGTCGGTCCAGCGTCGGCTCGGCTCCACCAGCCGGGCGCCACGGTGGGCGATCGCGTACAAGTACCCGCCGGAGGAGGTCAACACCCGGCTGCTGGACATCAAGGTCAACGTCGGGCGGACCGGCCGGGTCACCCCGTTCGCCGTCCTGGAGCCGGTCAAGGTGGCCGGTTCGACGGTCGGCTTCGCCACCCTGCACAACGCCGGTGAGGTGGCCCGCAAGGGAGTGCTGATCGGCGACATGGTGGTGATCCGCAAGGCCGGCGACGTGATTCCCGAGGTGGTCAGCCCGGTGGTGGATCTGCGGACCGGCACCGAACGGGAGTTCGTCATGCCGGCCGACTGCCCCGAGTGCGGCACCGAGTTGCGTTACGAGAAAGAGGGCGACGCCGATATTCGCTGTCCGAATCTCGACTGTCCTGCCCAGTTGACCCGCAAACTGGAGTACATTGCCGGCCGCAGCGTGCTCGACATCGAAGCGCTCGGCGAACGATCCGCGATCGCGCTGGTCGATTCCGGTGCGGTGAACACCATTGGCGCCCTATTCGAGCTGGACGCCGACAAGCTGTCCACCGTGGAATTCTTCCGCAACCAGAGCGGGGGGCTCAGCGAAAACGCCAAGAAGCTGCTGGTCAATCTCGACGAGGCGAAGCAACGCCCGCTGTGGCGGATCATCGTCGCGTTCTCGATCCGTCACGTCGGCCCGGTCGCGGCGCAGGCGCTCGCCCGCGAGTTCCGGTCGATCGACGCCATCGCCGCGGCCGAGCAGGAGCAGCTGGTCGACGTCGACGGCGTCGGCCCGGTGATCGCCGCGGCCGCCGCCGACTGGTTCGCCGCCCCGCACGCCCAGGAGGTCGTCCGGCGCTGGCGGGCCGCCGGAGTGCGAATGGCGGACGACGCCGACGACGAGGCGGCGCCGCGTCCGCTGGCCGGCGTCACCGTGGTGATCACCGGGTCGCTCGTCGGCTACTCGCGCGACGAGGCCGCCGAGGCGGTCCAGTCCCGGGGCGGCAAGATCAGCGGCTCGGTGTCGAAGAAGACCGGTTTCGTGGTGGTCGGCGAGAATCCGGGATCGAAATACGACAAGGCGGTGTCACTGCGGGTCCCGGTGCTCGACGAGGACGGCTTCCGGGTGCTGCTGGCCGAGGGAGTGGAGGCGGCGCAGGCGGTGGCCCGCAGCGAGCCGCAGACCACGGTAAACAGCCCGGAGTAA
- a CDS encoding cysteine desulfurase family protein, giving the protein MAYLDHAATTPMLDEAVETYVATARQVGNASSLHAPGRAARRTVEEARERVAAALGARPSEVVFTAGGTESDNLAVKGIFWSRTAADSRRRRVLASAVEHHAVLDAVQWLADHERAEVTWLPVDSTGRVLADTLRTAIDTAADELALVTVMWANNEVGTIQPVADFAAVAARSGVPLHTDAVQALGQVPVDFAASGAAALTISGHKVGGPAGVGALLLGRDVGCTPLLHGGGQERDVRSGTLDTAGIAAFSVAVEVAVKRQAEHAARVGALRDDLVGRVRQLVPDAVYNGDPVDRLPGNAHFSFPGCEGDALLLLLDAQGIACSTGSACSAGVAQPSHVLLAMAADDDRARSSLRFSLGHSSTAVEVDALAAALPGAVERARRAGSVRGARSASAVSRTGTG; this is encoded by the coding sequence ATGGCCTACCTCGATCACGCCGCGACCACGCCGATGCTCGACGAGGCGGTGGAGACCTACGTCGCCACCGCCCGTCAGGTCGGCAACGCGTCGTCGCTGCACGCTCCCGGCCGGGCGGCCCGGCGCACGGTCGAGGAGGCCCGCGAGCGGGTCGCCGCGGCCCTCGGGGCACGCCCGTCAGAGGTCGTCTTCACCGCCGGGGGCACCGAGAGCGACAACCTCGCGGTCAAGGGAATCTTCTGGTCGCGTACCGCCGCCGATTCGCGGCGCCGCCGGGTTCTGGCCAGCGCGGTCGAGCACCACGCCGTGCTCGACGCCGTGCAGTGGCTCGCCGACCATGAGCGGGCCGAGGTGACCTGGCTGCCGGTGGATTCCACCGGCCGGGTCCTCGCCGACACGCTGCGGACCGCCATCGACACCGCCGCCGACGAGCTCGCCCTGGTCACCGTGATGTGGGCGAACAACGAGGTCGGCACGATCCAGCCGGTGGCCGACTTCGCGGCGGTGGCCGCCCGGTCCGGCGTACCGCTGCACACCGATGCCGTCCAGGCGCTGGGCCAGGTGCCGGTCGACTTCGCGGCGAGCGGCGCGGCGGCGCTGACGATCAGCGGTCACAAGGTCGGTGGCCCAGCTGGCGTGGGCGCGCTGCTGCTCGGCCGGGACGTCGGCTGCACCCCGCTGCTGCACGGCGGCGGCCAGGAGCGGGACGTCCGCTCCGGCACCCTGGACACCGCCGGTATCGCCGCCTTCTCGGTCGCCGTCGAGGTCGCGGTCAAGCGTCAGGCCGAGCACGCCGCCCGGGTGGGCGCGTTGCGCGACGACCTGGTCGGACGGGTACGTCAGCTGGTGCCGGACGCGGTCTACAACGGCGACCCGGTCGACCGGCTGCCGGGCAACGCCCACTTTTCCTTCCCCGGCTGCGAAGGCGACGCGTTGTTGCTGCTGCTCGATGCACAGGGGATCGCCTGTTCCACCGGGTCGGCCTGCTCGGCGGGCGTTGCGCAGCCGTCGCACGTGCTGCTGGCGATGGCCGCCGACGACGATCGGGCCCGGTCGTCGTTGCGGTTCAGCCTGGGTCACAGTTCGACAGCCGTCGAGGTCGACGCGTTGGCGGCGGCCCTGCCCGGTGCGGTGGAACGGGCCCGTCGGGCCGGCTCGGTCCGGGGCGCCCGGTCGGCGTCGGCGGTCAGCCGGACGGGCACGGGCTAA
- the mnmA gene encoding tRNA 2-thiouridine(34) synthase MnmA — protein sequence MRVLAAMSGGVDSAVAAARAVAAGHEVTGVHLALSRNPQTYRTGARGCCTIEDARDARRAADVIGIPFYVWDMAEQFHAEVVDDFVAEYAAGRTPNPCLRCNEKIKFAAVLDRAVALGFDAVVTGHHARLGPDGLLRRSVDLAKDQSYVLAVLNRAQLDRAMFPLGDATKAQVRVEAAQRGLAVADKPDSHDICFIADGDTRRFLADRLGSAPGDVVDATTGAVVGNHDGAYAYTVGQRRGLALGVPAPDGRPRYVLSITPTSNTVTVGPAEALDVTTVAGKRPVWIGGELPAGPIEVLLQVRAHGSVVPAVVEVTDDGMRAELHQPVRGVAAGQAMVVYRPDPAGDVVLGSATITT from the coding sequence GTGCGGGTGCTGGCGGCGATGTCCGGCGGGGTCGACTCGGCGGTGGCCGCCGCGCGGGCGGTGGCTGCCGGGCACGAGGTGACCGGTGTGCATCTGGCGCTGTCGCGCAACCCACAGACGTACCGCACCGGTGCCCGGGGCTGCTGCACGATCGAGGATGCCCGGGACGCTCGGCGGGCCGCCGACGTGATCGGCATCCCGTTCTACGTGTGGGACATGGCTGAGCAGTTCCACGCCGAGGTGGTGGACGACTTCGTCGCCGAGTACGCCGCCGGGCGTACCCCGAATCCCTGCCTGCGCTGCAACGAGAAGATCAAGTTCGCGGCGGTGCTGGACCGAGCGGTGGCGTTGGGTTTCGACGCGGTGGTGACCGGCCACCACGCCCGGCTGGGGCCCGACGGTCTGCTGCGGCGTAGCGTCGATTTGGCCAAGGACCAGTCGTACGTGCTGGCGGTGCTCAACCGGGCGCAGCTGGATCGGGCGATGTTCCCGCTGGGCGACGCGACCAAGGCACAGGTGCGGGTCGAGGCCGCGCAGCGCGGGTTGGCGGTGGCCGACAAGCCAGACTCGCACGACATCTGCTTCATCGCCGACGGGGACACCCGCCGGTTCCTGGCCGACCGCCTCGGCAGCGCCCCGGGCGACGTGGTCGACGCGACGACCGGCGCCGTGGTGGGCAACCACGACGGGGCGTACGCGTACACCGTCGGTCAGCGTCGGGGTCTCGCGCTCGGGGTGCCGGCACCGGACGGGCGGCCCCGCTACGTGCTGTCGATCACGCCGACCAGTAACACGGTGACGGTCGGTCCGGCCGAGGCGCTCGACGTGACCACGGTTGCCGGGAAGCGTCCGGTGTGGATCGGCGGTGAGTTGCCGGCTGGGCCGATCGAGGTGCTGCTGCAGGTGCGGGCGCACGGGTCGGTGGTGCCGGCGGTGGTCGAGGTGACCGACGACGGGATGCGTGCCGAGCTGCATCAGCCGGTCCGTGGGGTGGCCGCCGGCCAGGCGATGGTGGTCTACCGCCCGGACCCGGCCGGTGACGTCGTCCTCGGCTCAGCCACCATCACCACCTGA
- a CDS encoding methionine synthase, translated as MTDPSEQSEPNGAWPWPVGAATGIGSLPGTDIAEAQRIVLGELPALPHLPELPDRGAGAEIIGRGATFLVDLPVELYAGRWRVAARSGRDLRHALDLRERDLDQLTEQADRYVGPLKLQAAGAFTLAANLDVGLGGRLLRDHGAVRDLADSLTEGLRGHIADVSRRVPGARLLLQLDEPSLPAVLAGMVRTDSGLHTYRSIAASTARDLLAAMIDRLGVPVVVHCCAPGVPLALLRAAGATAVAADLTLLTDLDPLGEAIDAGLGLFAGAVAATAAPPAGPTAARQADPNTRPRPGDPNTRPRPGDPTPTAAQASDAIRTLWSKLGFPAEQAAAQVVVTPACGLAGATPEYARAALAACRDAGRRLFEQ; from the coding sequence GTGACCGACCCGAGTGAGCAGAGCGAGCCCAATGGTGCGTGGCCGTGGCCGGTGGGTGCCGCCACCGGCATCGGATCGCTGCCCGGCACCGACATCGCCGAAGCACAACGGATCGTGCTCGGCGAGTTGCCCGCGTTGCCGCACCTGCCGGAGCTGCCCGACCGGGGTGCGGGCGCGGAGATCATCGGTCGAGGCGCGACCTTCCTGGTGGACCTGCCGGTGGAGCTGTACGCCGGCCGCTGGCGGGTCGCCGCCCGGTCGGGACGCGACCTGCGGCACGCTCTGGACCTGCGAGAACGCGACCTCGACCAGTTGACCGAACAGGCCGACAGGTACGTCGGACCGCTGAAACTGCAGGCGGCCGGGGCGTTCACCCTCGCCGCGAACCTCGACGTCGGGCTCGGCGGCCGACTGCTGCGTGACCACGGGGCGGTCCGTGATCTCGCCGACTCGCTCACCGAAGGCCTGCGCGGTCACATCGCCGACGTGTCCCGCCGGGTGCCCGGCGCTCGGCTGCTGCTCCAGCTCGACGAACCGTCCCTGCCGGCGGTGCTCGCCGGGATGGTCCGCACCGACAGTGGCCTGCACACCTACCGGTCGATCGCGGCCAGCACCGCCCGGGACCTGCTCGCTGCGATGATCGACCGGCTCGGTGTGCCGGTGGTGGTGCACTGCTGCGCACCGGGGGTGCCGTTGGCGCTGCTGCGGGCGGCCGGCGCCACTGCAGTCGCCGCCGACCTCACCCTGCTGACCGACCTGGATCCGCTGGGTGAGGCGATCGACGCCGGGCTCGGGCTGTTCGCCGGGGCGGTCGCGGCCACCGCGGCGCCGCCGGCCGGCCCGACCGCCGCACGACAGGCCGACCCGAACACCCGGCCGCGACCCGGCGACCCGAACACCCGGCCGCGACCCGGCGACCCGACGCCGACCGCGGCGCAGGCGAGCGACGCGATCCGTACCCTCTGGTCGAAGCTCGGCTTCCCGGCCGAGCAGGCCGCCGCGCAGGTCGTGGTGACCCCGGCCTGCGGACTGGCCGGGGCCACCCCGGAGTACGCCCGTGCCGCACTCGCCGCCTGCCGCGACGCCGGCCGCCGCCTGTTCGAGCAGTAG